The Urbifossiella limnaea genome has a window encoding:
- a CDS encoding lipopolysaccharide kinase InaA family protein, giving the protein MDPTTRTPASARFLPTVRDPVSSLWHRLRNGTRLLRHEPDWNRLAGDDWPDRVMTDPVTDRLHEKQGRSIGRLILTQGRSRLGVYLKRHYRLGWVRGLLATLFPNRAWSPGLEEWQRLKWARDAGFPVPRAVAAGQYVGPGFRLQGFLAVEELYGMLPLHEAVPLAAERLDAAAFARWKCGLTAELVRLSRRLHDQKWFHKDLYFCHFYVPEDLTRRVPEGWPGRVFMIDLHRLDRHPLRALWFRIKDLGQLLYSSDVAGVTARDRVRFWKLYGGGSLLRRFVTWKWKLYRRNHRRRQSVAPRSAA; this is encoded by the coding sequence ATGGACCCGACCACGCGAACCCCGGCCTCCGCACGGTTCCTGCCGACCGTCCGCGACCCCGTCTCGTCGCTGTGGCACCGGCTCCGTAACGGCACGCGCCTCCTCCGCCACGAGCCCGACTGGAACCGCCTCGCCGGCGACGACTGGCCCGACCGCGTGATGACGGACCCGGTCACCGACCGGCTCCACGAGAAGCAGGGCCGCAGCATCGGCCGGCTGATCCTGACGCAGGGCCGGTCGCGGCTCGGCGTGTACCTGAAGCGGCACTACCGCCTGGGCTGGGTCCGCGGCCTGCTGGCGACACTGTTCCCCAACCGGGCGTGGTCGCCGGGTCTCGAAGAGTGGCAGCGGCTGAAGTGGGCGCGCGACGCCGGCTTCCCGGTGCCGCGGGCCGTCGCCGCGGGGCAGTACGTCGGGCCGGGCTTCCGCTTGCAAGGGTTCCTCGCCGTCGAAGAGTTGTACGGCATGCTGCCGCTCCACGAGGCGGTCCCGCTCGCCGCCGAGCGCCTCGACGCGGCCGCGTTCGCCCGCTGGAAGTGCGGCCTGACCGCGGAACTGGTTCGACTGTCTCGCCGGCTGCACGACCAGAAGTGGTTCCACAAAGACCTGTACTTCTGCCACTTCTACGTGCCCGAGGATCTGACCCGCCGCGTGCCCGAGGGGTGGCCCGGCCGCGTGTTCATGATCGACCTGCACCGCTTGGACCGACACCCGCTGCGGGCGCTGTGGTTCCGCATCAAAGACCTCGGCCAGCTGCTGTACTCGTCGGACGTGGCCGGCGTCACGGCGCGGGACCGGGTGCGGTTCTGGAAGCTGTACGGCGGCGGCTCACTCCTGCGGCGGTTCGTGACATGGAAGTGGAAGCTGTACCGCCGCAACCACCGGCGGCGGCAGTCGGTGGCCCCCCGGAGCGCGGCGTGA
- a CDS encoding glycosyltransferase family 4 protein, whose protein sequence is MDIALCYESVLPARGGAETYLGDLARRLARDGHAVHLYACRWDAASLPPSTHFHRLDVPSGPRFLRPWRFGEACEAALRGANHDVTVGFDKTWGQDVLYPQGGLHAASAAHNQLKFATGIERAVATVGKWFDPAAWSFARLERKQYLSPKQPLVVVNSRMVRGHFERFYGVPPEAVRVVHSAIDPLRFAADDRLVRRQHERDSWGVTPDTTVGLFVAMNYRLKGLAPLIRSLPHVPRTKPFALAVVGHPKFERYRRLAERLGVADRVRFLGHRGDPKDAYFAADFLVHPTFYDPCSLVALEALACGLPVVTTRYNGASELLSAADGVVIDDPHDAPALGAAMAGLLDHGRRAPMSAAARAAGTRWTFEQHYRALLDVFTEVRRLKRAA, encoded by the coding sequence ATGGACATCGCCCTCTGCTACGAGAGCGTGTTGCCGGCCCGCGGCGGGGCCGAGACGTACCTCGGCGACCTCGCCCGCCGGCTGGCCCGCGACGGCCACGCCGTCCACCTCTACGCCTGCCGGTGGGACGCCGCGTCGCTCCCGCCCAGCACGCACTTCCACCGCCTCGACGTGCCGAGTGGCCCGCGCTTCCTGCGGCCGTGGCGGTTCGGGGAGGCGTGTGAGGCGGCACTGCGCGGCGCGAACCACGACGTGACCGTCGGCTTCGACAAGACGTGGGGCCAGGACGTGCTCTACCCGCAGGGCGGGCTCCACGCCGCGTCCGCGGCCCACAACCAGCTCAAGTTCGCCACCGGGATCGAACGCGCGGTCGCCACCGTGGGCAAGTGGTTCGACCCGGCCGCGTGGTCGTTCGCGCGGCTCGAACGGAAGCAATACCTCAGCCCGAAGCAGCCGCTGGTCGTCGTGAACAGCCGCATGGTGCGCGGGCACTTCGAGCGGTTCTACGGCGTGCCGCCGGAAGCGGTCCGCGTCGTCCACAGCGCCATCGACCCGCTGCGGTTCGCGGCCGACGACCGGCTCGTGCGGCGGCAGCACGAGCGCGACAGCTGGGGCGTCACGCCCGACACCACGGTCGGCCTGTTCGTCGCGATGAACTACCGCCTGAAGGGGCTCGCGCCACTGATCCGCTCACTGCCGCACGTCCCGCGTACGAAGCCGTTCGCGCTCGCCGTCGTGGGGCACCCGAAGTTCGAGCGCTACCGCCGGCTCGCCGAGCGGCTCGGCGTCGCCGACCGCGTGCGCTTCCTCGGCCACCGCGGCGACCCGAAGGACGCGTACTTCGCCGCCGACTTCCTCGTTCACCCGACCTTCTACGACCCGTGCTCGCTCGTCGCCCTGGAGGCGCTGGCGTGCGGGCTGCCGGTCGTCACCACGCGGTACAACGGCGCCTCCGAGCTGCTCTCCGCCGCCGACGGGGTGGTGATCGACGACCCGCACGACGCCCCGGCGCTGGGGGCGGCGATGGCCGGCCTGCTCGACCACGGCCGGCGGGCGCCGATGTCCGCGGCGGCGCGGGCGGCCGGCACCCGCTGGACGTTCGAGCAGCACTACCGGGCGCTGCTCGACGTGTTCACCGAGGTTCGGCGGCTGAAGCGGGCGGCCTGA
- a CDS encoding DUF4149 domain-containing protein, giving the protein MPTALKSLHVLALGLWVGGAAFFNFVTAPTIFESFKQVVEAGPSDRTAFQPLGRPGADAKDKAALANALAGSAVGPVFPRYFLWQLVCGAVALTTAAAWWRLGGVHRWRVVVIGGAVVCVSAGWPLSDAITRLRVQRFDPDRAVAEAADAAFKAWHLWSLGLSTVTVLLAGAGLAMAAKLPADERPVGGSGPF; this is encoded by the coding sequence ATGCCGACCGCACTCAAGTCGTTGCACGTTCTCGCCCTCGGGCTGTGGGTCGGCGGGGCGGCGTTCTTCAACTTCGTGACCGCCCCGACCATCTTCGAGTCGTTCAAGCAAGTCGTGGAGGCCGGCCCGTCCGACCGCACGGCGTTCCAGCCGCTCGGCCGGCCGGGTGCGGACGCGAAGGACAAGGCGGCGCTGGCCAACGCACTGGCCGGCTCGGCGGTGGGGCCGGTGTTCCCGCGCTACTTCCTGTGGCAACTCGTCTGCGGGGCGGTCGCTCTGACGACGGCGGCGGCGTGGTGGCGGCTCGGCGGCGTTCACCGCTGGCGGGTGGTCGTGATCGGCGGGGCGGTGGTGTGCGTGTCCGCGGGGTGGCCGCTGTCGGACGCGATCACGCGGCTGCGGGTGCAGCGCTTCGACCCGGACCGGGCGGTGGCGGAGGCCGCGGACGCGGCGTTCAAGGCGTGGCACCTGTGGAGTCTGGGGCTGAGCACCGTGACGGTGCTACTCGCAGGCGCGGGGCTAGCGATGGCGGCGAAGCTGCCGGCCGACGAGCGACCCGTTGGGGGCTCGGGTCCGTTCTAG
- a CDS encoding agmatine deiminase family protein: MPDTPFRMPAEWEPHAATWLAWPHRRSDWPGRFSPIPWVYTEIVRAVSRHEPVNLVVPGPKTQARAAKLLATVGVDLGRVRFFVLPTDRGWVRDSGPIFVVDDAGNRVALDWHFNAWAKYPDWTRDDKLPAFAAAQLGLPTRQPTHRGWRVVLEGGSIDVNGRGLMLTTEECLLSKQQERNPPFDRSDYEAVFAAELGVRKVLWLNRGIAGDDTHGHVDDLARFVTPTTVVTVVEENEADDNYAPLRENLDRLRGFTDADGGKLEVVELPMPALRVYDGMRIPASYANFYIANGVVIVPTFNDPADRRALGVLSELFSGREVVGISCVDLVWGLGTLHCMTQQEPAGSGAS, translated from the coding sequence ATGCCCGACACGCCGTTCCGAATGCCCGCCGAGTGGGAGCCGCACGCCGCCACCTGGCTGGCCTGGCCGCACCGCCGCTCCGACTGGCCCGGCCGGTTCAGCCCCATCCCGTGGGTGTACACCGAGATCGTGCGGGCCGTGAGCCGGCACGAGCCGGTGAACCTGGTGGTGCCCGGCCCCAAAACGCAGGCCCGCGCCGCGAAGCTGCTGGCGACCGTCGGCGTCGACCTCGGGCGGGTGCGGTTCTTCGTCCTCCCCACCGACCGCGGCTGGGTCCGCGACTCGGGGCCGATCTTCGTGGTAGACGACGCCGGCAACCGCGTGGCCCTCGACTGGCACTTCAACGCCTGGGCCAAGTACCCCGACTGGACGCGCGACGACAAGCTCCCCGCCTTCGCCGCCGCACAGCTGGGGCTTCCGACCCGCCAGCCGACGCACCGCGGCTGGCGGGTGGTGCTGGAGGGCGGCAGCATCGACGTGAACGGCCGCGGGCTGATGCTGACGACGGAGGAGTGCCTGCTGAGCAAGCAGCAGGAGCGGAACCCACCGTTCGACCGGTCGGACTACGAGGCGGTGTTCGCGGCGGAGTTGGGCGTGCGGAAGGTGCTGTGGCTGAACCGCGGCATCGCCGGCGACGACACCCACGGCCACGTGGACGACCTGGCCCGCTTCGTGACGCCGACGACGGTCGTGACCGTGGTGGAGGAGAACGAGGCGGACGACAACTACGCCCCGCTGCGGGAGAACCTGGACCGCCTGCGCGGCTTCACGGACGCGGACGGCGGCAAGCTGGAGGTGGTGGAGCTGCCGATGCCGGCATTGCGGGTGTACGACGGCATGCGCATCCCGGCGAGCTACGCGAACTTCTACATCGCGAACGGCGTGGTGATCGTGCCGACGTTCAACGACCCCGCCGACCGCCGGGCGCTGGGGGTGTTGTCGGAGCTGTTCTCGGGCCGCGAGGTGGTGGGCATCTCGTGCGTCGACCTGGTGTGGGGGCTGGGCACGCTCCACTGCATGACGCAGCAAGAACCGGCGGGCTCGGGGGCTTCGTAG
- a CDS encoding response regulator produces MSARPTVLLAESDPAVYRTVSALLRRQGYAVEHARTAAEAEGRLREALPDLLVAEFLMPGGCGVRVAELAKALSDDRVPVVMLSALAAGAHLDFARAAGADEVLAKPFQASDLLAAVGRLCPVPRAVVQFAEAV; encoded by the coding sequence GTGTCCGCCCGTCCGACCGTTCTCCTGGCCGAGTCCGACCCCGCCGTTTACCGCACCGTGTCGGCCCTGCTCCGCCGGCAGGGGTACGCGGTCGAACACGCCCGCACCGCCGCCGAGGCCGAGGGCCGGCTCCGCGAAGCGCTGCCCGACCTGCTGGTGGCCGAGTTCCTGATGCCCGGCGGCTGCGGCGTCCGCGTCGCCGAGCTGGCCAAGGCGCTGTCCGACGACCGGGTGCCCGTGGTGATGCTGAGCGCGCTGGCGGCCGGCGCCCACCTCGACTTCGCGCGGGCGGCCGGGGCCGACGAGGTGCTGGCGAAGCCGTTTCAGGCGTCGGACCTGCTGGCGGCGGTCGGCCGGCTGTGCCCGGTGCCGCGGGCCGTCGTACAATTCGCGGAAGCGGTGTAG
- a CDS encoding GatB/YqeY domain-containing protein, with translation MSLHDDLKARVNAAVKAGDAATRDTLRTVLGEAQMEALRRKAEVSDEVVLGVVKKGVAGLKETIPLAKKAGRDTAAQETELALLEGLLPKAWDRAAITAALEAVRDELRAAKNDGQAMGVAMKALKAAGAVTTPDDVKAVVAAARA, from the coding sequence GTGAGTCTGCACGACGACCTGAAAGCCCGCGTCAACGCCGCCGTGAAGGCCGGCGACGCCGCGACCCGCGACACCCTCCGGACCGTGCTCGGCGAGGCGCAGATGGAAGCCCTCCGCCGCAAGGCCGAGGTGTCGGACGAGGTCGTGCTCGGCGTCGTCAAGAAGGGCGTGGCCGGGCTGAAGGAGACCATCCCGCTGGCCAAGAAGGCCGGCCGCGACACCGCGGCGCAGGAGACGGAACTGGCGTTGCTGGAGGGGTTGCTTCCCAAGGCGTGGGACCGGGCGGCGATCACCGCGGCGCTGGAGGCGGTGCGGGACGAGCTGCGGGCGGCGAAGAACGACGGGCAGGCGATGGGCGTGGCGATGAAGGCGCTGAAGGCGGCCGGGGCCGTCACCACGCCGGACGACGTGAAGGCGGTGGTGGCGGCGGCCCGCGCCTGA